In Acidisarcina polymorpha, the DNA window CATCAGCGACCTTCAGCGGTCATTGGTAGGCACCACCCACGACGTTCAGATGGTTTTGAACTACCTGGAAAGCCGCGGCGACTTCGATATGACTCGAGTTGGCATCTTTGGGGAGGGTTCCGGGGGGACAATTGCCCTGCTGGCGGCATCGGTCGATTCCCGCATTCAGGCAGTTGATGTTCTCAATCCTTGGGGGGATTGGCCCACTTGGCTGGCAGCATCTCGTGTCGTGCCCGATGCGGAACGAGGGGAGTATCTGAAGCCTGACTTCCTGAAACCAGTTGTCCCGTTCGATTCGGTGACTTTGCTCCCGAGATTTACCCGAGTGCCACTACGCCTGCAACAGAGCCTCTGGGACGATACCAAGACACCGGCTGCCGCCAGGCAGCACATCGCCTCCGTGCTGCCCTCAACTGCAGAGTTGGCCCAATACAAAAGCCAGCAAGAGTACTACGAGAAGGTTGGCAACAATGGGAAGATGCTGGATTGGATGTATGCCCATCTGCCACCGGCAAAGCCTGCTACAAAAAGCGCGCTGGCTTTGCAGCCCTCTCCCGGCAACCCCTGATACGAGGCCGCTTCGCGGAGCAGTCAAAGAAAACGAACCGATGCCGAGCATTCTAAAAAAAGTCGTTAGTTGTTTTGCACCGGAGTGATGGACATAGGCTGAGTCAGACTGAGGGTGAGGGTCGAATTCCTGGCTACTTTGACGGGTGCCGGATGCTGCACGAGGATGTTTGTCGTCATGACGCCCGCGCCAATCAAGGTGCCCACGATCGCGCCGGTTGGGCCGCCCATCAAAGCGCCGGCAGCCGCGCCTGCTCCAATGCCTGCACCTTCTTTGATCACATTAGTCTTTAGCCGGGAACTTGGCCTAAGAGCGCCCTCGCTATCGACCCGGGCCTTGCTGTTGGTATCGATCACCTGAGCCCGCAAAACGTACCTAGACCCATCCGGCAGCACCACCACATCGGGACGCAGACGGATCGTCGCTGGACTGCCGAACCGGCGGCCTTCGGTCACATGCACTACTTTGCCAAGCACCTCAGAACCCTGAGGGATAACCACACGTCCGGCCGAAAGAACATCGGCCTCGACTCGCCCAGAGAAGTCGGATCCCGGCTTCGACTCACCAGTAGCCAGTTCCTCATCGAGCGCCATCCGAATCGTTGTTCCCTCAGAGAGCTCCCCCGGACGCTCCGGCGCTCTGGTCACGATGTCTGCATCCTGGTTTGCGCTGGATCGATGGCTGCGAATGTCCGGCGAGGGCGCATTTGGAGGGTCGCCGATCATCCCGTAATCTGGATTCCAATCCGACGCCGGTTTGGGCGGAACATTGCTTGACGGAAGTGGCTGTGCAGCTACTGTCGGCGATGGGGATGGAGCCGCAGTTGTAGCGGCCGACGGAGCAGCAGTTGCAGCGGTCGACGGAGCTGCAGCTGCAGCGGCCGGCTGAGCAGCGATCAGCTTGGGCGTCGAGTTG includes these proteins:
- a CDS encoding alpha/beta hydrolase family protein; protein product: MLSRKKLFLVFAILLLSNQFQARPQSPAAPLPPTITAPDRPQDTAPSSSSVEDWSKLSLRESDLHPDPPLAGQTDTVPEFTRELLRVQWRSGDPIDLYIVRPAGVAKPPVIVYLYGYPGEAVRFLNSSLCKTVTRNGFAAVSFSSMLTGQRYHDVPMKQWFISDLQRSLVGTTHDVQMVLNYLESRGDFDMTRVGIFGEGSGGTIALLAASVDSRIQAVDVLNPWGDWPTWLAASRVVPDAERGEYLKPDFLKPVVPFDSVTLLPRFTRVPLRLQQSLWDDTKTPAAARQHIASVLPSTAELAQYKSQQEYYEKVGNNGKMLDWMYAHLPPAKPATKSALALQPSPGNP